One stretch of Opisthocomus hoazin isolate bOpiHoa1 chromosome 18, bOpiHoa1.hap1, whole genome shotgun sequence DNA includes these proteins:
- the GDAP1L1 gene encoding ganglioside-induced differentiation-associated protein 1-like 1 yields MATPNNVTPTNCSWWPISALENDAGKSTEGEEIQDPTDPALKSQDRLVLYHWTQSFSSQKVRLVIAEKGLPCEERDVSMPLMEHKEPWFMRLNLGEEVPVIIHRDNIISDYNQIIDYMEKNFTGENVTQLIPEPGSLLHSRVLQYRELLDSLPMDAYTHGCILHPELTTDSMIPKYATAEIRRHLANASTELMKLDHEEEPQLSEPYLSKQKKLMAKILEHDNVNYLKKILGELGMVLDQIEAELEKRKLEYQGQKCELWLCGCVFTLADVLLGATLHRLKFLGLSKKYWEDGSRPNLQSFFDRIQKRFAFRKVLGDIHTTLLSAVVPNAFRLVKRKPPSFFGASFLMGSLGGMGYFAYWYLKKKYI; encoded by the exons ATGGCGACTCCCAATAATGTTACTCCCACCAACTGCAGCTGGTGGCCCATCTCGGCGCTGGAGAACGACGCAGGGAAATCCACGGAGGGGGAGGAAATTCAGGACCCGACAGACCCAGCTCTCAAATCCCAGGACAGACTGGTTTTGTACCACTGGACCCAGTCCTTCAGCTCACAAAAG GTGCGGCTGGTCATCGCGGAGAAGGGGCTGCCCTGCGAGGAGCGGGACGTCAGCATGCCCCTGATGGAGCACAAGGAGCCCTGGTTCATGCGGCTCAACCTAGGGGAGGAGGTGCCCGTCATCATCCACAGGGACAACATCATCAGCGATTACAACCAGATCATCGACTACATGGAGAAGAACTTCACGGGAG AAAACGTCACCCAGCTGATCCCGGAGCCGGGCAGCCTGCTGCACTCGCGGGTGCTGCAGTACCGGGAGCTGCTGGACTCGCTCCCCATGGACGCCTACACGCACGGCTGCATCCTGCACCCCGAGCTCACCACCGACTCCATGATCCCAAAGTACGCGACCGCTGAGATCCGCA GACATTTAGCTAACGCCAGCACGGAGCTAATGAAGCTGGACCATGAAGAGGAGCCGCAGCTATCAGAGCCCTACCTCTCCAAGCAGAAGAAGCTCATG GCCAAGATCCTGGAGCACGACAACGTGAACTACTTGAAGAAGATCCTTGGCGAGCTGGGGATGGTGCTAGACCAGATTGAGGCcgagctggagaagaggaaacTGGAGTACCAAG GGCAGAAGTGTGAACTCTGGCTCTGCGGATGTGTCTTTACTTTGGCAGATGTCTTGTTAGGAGCAACCTTGCACCGCCTCAAGTTTCTGGGACTCTCTAAGAAATACTGGGAAGATGGCAGCAGACCCAACCTACAGTCCTTCTTCGACAGGATACAGAAACGCTTCGCCTTCAGGAAAGTTTTGGGAGATATACACACCACGCTCCTCTCCGCAGTGGTACCCAATGCCTTCCGGCTGGTCAAGCGGAAACCTCCCTCTTTCTTCGGAGCCTCCTTCCTGATGGGATCTCTGGGGGGAATGGGATATTTTGCTTATTggtacttaaagaaaaaatatatctag
- the LOC104328830 gene encoding oxidative stress-responsive serine-rich protein 1 codes for MDAEAEEEEEERLQTAFKKLRVDAAGCIAALSVGDGTILRPLVRAAMDGAKQQTVCSKEAWHGCVRKPSRGSARVPRRRRSKSPVLHPPKFTYCNMKANNQLKHKTQSDTSKSNVSSDIFVTAEHGTKDRHGSRLEASDDRTEPLEAFTAEEPLEKSREDCPALSSSFETSLRCSQTSDFQSLSMLSNGKQCPCTDKKCQCKQWRTMEVYSFSGLRSVLSECEKAVLGVHARSRQNRSPCGTASSGSPRSCSEQARAFVDDVTIEDLSGYMEYYLYIPKKMSHMAEMMYT; via the exons ATGGACGcggaggctgaggaggaggaggaggagcggctgCAGACGGCGTTCAAAAAGCTGAGGGTGGACGCAGCAGG ATGTATTGCAGCTCTGTCTGTGGGCGACGGGACGATTCTCAGACCACTGGTAAGAGCAGCCATGGATGGAGCCAAGCAGCAGACTGTCTGCTCAAAGGAAGCCTGGCATGG GTGTGTGAGAAAGCCTTCCAGAGGATCGGCAAGAGTCCCACGTCGCAGACGCTCCAAGTCTCCTGTCCTGCACCCTCCCAAGTTTACATATTGTAACATGAAAGCCAACAACCAGCTGAAACACAAAACCCAGTCAGACACTTCGAAGAGTAACGTCAGTTCAGACATTTTTGTTACAGCAGAGCACGGTACAAAGGACAGGCACGGTTCTCGCCTTGAGGCCAGTGATGATAGAACTGAACCTTTGGAAGCTTTCACTGCCGAAGAGCCTTTGGAGAAGTCGAGAGAGGATTGCCcggctctctcctcatccttTGAAACTAGCTTGCGTTGTAGCCAAACCTCAGATTTCCAGTCCTTATCCATGCTTAGCAACGGCAAGCAGTGCCCTTGTACGGACAAGAAATGCCAGTGCAAACAGTGGCGAACCATGGAAGTGTACTCCTTCTCTGGCTTGCGGAGCGTCCTGTCAGAGTGCGAGAAGGCCGTCCTGGGAGTCCATGCCCGGTCTCGTCAGAACAGGTCCCCTTGTGGGACGGCCTCGTCAGGTTCGCCTAGGTCTTGTTCTGAGCAAGCTCGAGCCTTTGTGGATGACGTGACTATTGAAGATCTTTCGGGATACATGGAATACTACTTATATATTCCCAAGAAAATGTCTCACATGGCAGAAATGATGTATACTTGA